A section of the Paenibacillus yonginensis genome encodes:
- a CDS encoding SDR family oxidoreductase, whose translation MSKTVFITGTSSGLGKLTAIRFAQMGWNVAATMRTPEKETELTAYDNIKIFKLDVTRVDQVQTAVQQAVEAFGTIEVVINNAGMGTYGPLELAEEAAIDWQFAVNTRGPINVIRQFLPHYRANGGGMFINISSFMGITTAVPLGSLYNMSKFALEGLTEGLYYELRPFNIELRLIEQGGSKGNHFTDSIAWSQDENVKDYDEMILKLKNMMMNSESRGTLDDPQIIVDAIVDLATGKSKKFRTVIGEAGNNLMALRNSMPIEDYLEAMAKNF comes from the coding sequence ATGAGTAAAACCGTCTTTATTACAGGCACCAGTTCGGGGTTAGGCAAATTAACGGCCATCCGCTTTGCCCAAATGGGCTGGAATGTAGCCGCGACCATGCGCACCCCCGAGAAAGAAACAGAACTAACCGCATATGACAATATTAAAATATTTAAGCTGGACGTGACCCGGGTGGATCAGGTCCAGACCGCCGTGCAGCAGGCTGTAGAAGCTTTCGGGACCATCGAGGTGGTTATCAATAATGCCGGAATGGGGACCTATGGTCCGCTTGAGCTGGCCGAAGAGGCTGCAATCGACTGGCAGTTCGCCGTAAACACTCGGGGACCGATCAATGTGATCCGCCAATTTCTGCCGCATTACCGGGCTAACGGCGGTGGCATGTTTATCAATATCAGCTCGTTCATGGGCATCACGACGGCCGTGCCGCTCGGGTCGCTTTATAACATGTCCAAGTTTGCTTTGGAGGGATTGACGGAGGGCTTGTATTATGAACTGCGTCCGTTTAATATCGAGCTGAGATTGATTGAGCAGGGCGGCTCGAAAGGCAACCATTTTACGGACAGCATCGCTTGGAGCCAGGATGAGAACGTGAAGGACTATGATGAAATGATCCTGAAATTAAAAAATATGATGATGAACTCGGAGTCCAGAGGTACTTTAGACGACCCTCAAATCATCGTCGACGCTATCGTGGATCTGGCGACCGGGAAAAGCAAGAAATTCCGCACCGTTATCGGAGAAGCCGGTAACAACCTGATGGCCCTCAGAAATTCCATGCCGATTGAAGACTATTTGGAGGCTATGGCTAAAAATTTTTAA
- a CDS encoding SDR family oxidoreductase: MKLSGNTILITGGGSGIGLAFAERFIQAGNQVIVTGRREQVLEEAKQKLPGLITRASDLSLEADRTALFDWVTANYPEVNVLVNNAGIQQRFSVLRADAKNDWSYFNQEIATNIEAPFHLSMLFAPYFAKKEAAAILNVTSGLAFTPFVIAPIYSATKAALHSFTMSLRHQLSETSVEVIEVAPPAVNTDLGGTGLHTGGEPLDAFADGIFEGLKAGQEEIGYGSSAPRLRMSRDEIDEYTAKMYSATKNMID, translated from the coding sequence ATGAAACTTTCAGGAAATACGATCCTTATTACCGGCGGAGGCTCCGGCATCGGCCTGGCTTTTGCAGAACGTTTTATCCAAGCCGGCAACCAGGTGATTGTAACCGGGCGGCGAGAGCAGGTGCTTGAGGAAGCGAAACAGAAACTTCCCGGCCTGATTACGCGTGCAAGTGATTTGAGCTTGGAAGCGGACCGGACAGCCTTGTTTGATTGGGTAACCGCCAATTATCCGGAAGTTAATGTGCTGGTGAACAACGCAGGCATCCAGCAGCGATTCAGTGTCCTGCGGGCAGACGCGAAGAACGATTGGAGTTATTTCAATCAAGAAATCGCCACGAATATCGAGGCTCCTTTCCACCTCTCCATGCTGTTTGCTCCTTATTTTGCGAAAAAAGAAGCGGCGGCCATCCTTAACGTGACCTCCGGTCTGGCCTTTACTCCATTTGTCATCGCTCCAATTTATTCGGCAACGAAAGCGGCGCTTCACTCCTTCACCATGAGCCTTAGACATCAGCTGTCCGAGACTTCCGTGGAAGTGATTGAAGTAGCTCCTCCGGCCGTTAATACCGATCTGGGCGGAACAGGCCTGCATACAGGCGGAGAACCGCTGGACGCCTTCGCTGATGGCATTTTTGAAGGATTGAAAGCAGGCCAGGAAGAAATCGGATATGGGTCGTCGGCACCCCGCCTGCGCATGTCGCGGGACGAAATCGACGAATACACCGCGAAGATGTACAGTGCAACCAAAAACATGATCGACTAA
- a CDS encoding GntR family transcriptional regulator, translated as MKPKYQVIIEELKSQILSGGYNPGDQIPTEAALQETYKVSRQTVRKAILELSNEGFLRSEKGSGTYVSNQYRSKSGGNPANRTIGVITTYISDYIFPSIIRGIEGRLNEDNYSLLLASTNNDVAQEKKALEMMLSFGVDGLIIEPTKSNLYNPNIAYYLSFKEQDVPFIMINAYYEELDVPFFCLDDVQSSYLATRELIAKGHTQIGLVAKMDDLQGKYRMKGYIKALGEAKLRFRPEQVLSFNTETKHALNANLRKFLDDNREELTALVCYNDEVGLEVVNVCRQLGLSIPDELSIIGQDNSYIAKNANIKLTTLTHPQEQMGRDAADWIIKKLQGKKDLPSSTYYQPVLIEGETVNKR; from the coding sequence GTGAAACCTAAATATCAGGTAATTATAGAGGAGCTTAAAAGTCAGATTCTTTCGGGAGGATACAATCCGGGGGATCAAATCCCGACGGAAGCTGCGCTTCAGGAGACCTACAAAGTGAGCCGGCAGACGGTTCGGAAGGCGATTCTGGAGTTGTCCAACGAGGGATTTTTAAGAAGCGAGAAAGGGTCCGGCACCTATGTCAGCAATCAATACCGGTCAAAGTCAGGCGGGAATCCGGCCAACCGAACGATCGGCGTGATTACGACTTACATTTCCGATTACATCTTCCCTTCGATCATCCGCGGCATTGAGGGGCGTCTGAACGAAGATAACTATTCGCTGCTTCTGGCCAGCACTAACAATGACGTCGCCCAGGAGAAGAAAGCTTTGGAAATGATGCTCTCCTTCGGCGTAGACGGTCTGATTATCGAGCCTACCAAAAGCAATTTGTACAATCCCAATATCGCTTATTACCTGTCGTTTAAAGAGCAGGATGTGCCATTTATTATGATCAACGCTTATTATGAAGAGCTGGACGTGCCTTTCTTCTGCCTGGATGACGTACAGTCCAGCTATCTGGCGACCCGGGAATTGATTGCCAAAGGACACACCCAGATCGGGCTGGTTGCCAAAATGGACGACCTGCAGGGGAAATACCGCATGAAGGGGTATATAAAAGCGCTGGGGGAAGCCAAGCTGCGGTTCCGGCCGGAGCAGGTGCTTTCTTTTAATACCGAAACCAAACATGCTCTAAACGCCAATTTGAGGAAATTTCTGGACGACAACAGAGAGGAATTGACCGCGCTGGTTTGTTATAACGACGAGGTGGGGCTGGAGGTCGTAAATGTATGCAGACAACTGGGGCTCTCCATACCGGACGAATTGTCAATAATTGGGCAGGATAATTCCTATATTGCTAAAAATGCAAACATCAAGCTGACGACCTTGACCCATCCGCAGGAGCAAATGGGCCGTGATGCAGCGGATTGGATTATCAAGAAGCTGCAGGGGAAAAAGGATTTGCCCAGCAGCACCTATTATCAGCCCGTGCTGATCGAAGGCGAGACGGTAAACAAGAGATAG
- a CDS encoding MerR family transcriptional regulator — MKYYSISEVSAKFNIPESTIRYYEKKGLLPFIERDGAGRRLFSEDQTALLETVIRLKNTHMPISSIKQYMDWVVEGNSTVEQRLEMMKAHKQKVLAEISSMTESLKSIDYKIDRYTHQKS, encoded by the coding sequence ATGAAGTATTATTCGATTAGCGAGGTTTCAGCTAAATTTAATATTCCGGAATCCACGATACGCTATTATGAAAAGAAAGGGCTGCTGCCCTTTATTGAACGTGATGGAGCGGGCAGACGGTTATTTTCAGAAGATCAAACAGCTCTGCTTGAAACCGTAATTCGCCTAAAAAACACCCACATGCCCATAAGCAGTATTAAGCAGTACATGGATTGGGTAGTGGAAGGGAACAGCACGGTGGAACAGCGGCTTGAGATGATGAAGGCGCACAAGCAGAAGGTGCTGGCTGAAATTTCATCCATGACGGAATCCCTAAAGAGCATTGATTATAAGATTGATCGATATACCCATCAAAAATCATAA
- a CDS encoding L-ribulose-5-phosphate 4-epimerase — protein sequence MLEQLKEEVYQANLDLPRHGLVKYTWGNVSAVDRESGYFVIKPSGIEYDKLKPSDMVVVDLEGNVVEGPYRPSSDTPTHAVLYKHYPQIGGIVHTHSTWATVWAQAGLDVPVMGTTHADTFYGSIPCARFLTKEEVDRDYEAETGRVIVETFEERGLDVLAVPGVLLHGHAPFTWGKDAKSAVMNSVVLEEVCKMNLFARELNRFAKELPQPILDKHYLRKHGANAYYGQK from the coding sequence ATGCTGGAACAGTTGAAGGAAGAAGTCTATCAAGCGAATCTGGATTTGCCCAGACATGGGCTTGTGAAATATACGTGGGGAAATGTAAGCGCGGTGGACCGCGAAAGCGGATATTTTGTGATCAAACCGAGCGGCATCGAATACGACAAACTGAAACCGTCTGATATGGTCGTCGTCGACCTGGAGGGCAACGTAGTTGAGGGACCCTACCGGCCTTCCTCGGATACGCCGACCCATGCCGTGTTATACAAGCACTATCCGCAAATCGGCGGCATCGTGCATACCCATTCCACCTGGGCAACGGTTTGGGCACAGGCAGGTTTGGATGTGCCTGTCATGGGCACTACACATGCGGATACCTTCTATGGTTCCATTCCTTGTGCCCGTTTCTTGACGAAAGAAGAGGTTGATCGGGATTATGAGGCGGAAACCGGCCGAGTTATCGTTGAAACGTTTGAAGAACGAGGTTTGGATGTACTGGCCGTTCCGGGCGTGCTGCTGCACGGCCATGCGCCGTTTACCTGGGGGAAAGACGCCAAATCAGCGGTGATGAACAGCGTTGTGCTGGAAGAGGTTTGTAAAATGAACTTGTTCGCAAGGGAATTAAACCGTTTTGCGAAAGAACTGCCGCAGCCGATTCTTGATAAACACTATTTGCGCAAACACGGGGCCAATGCTTATTACGGACAGAAATAA
- a CDS encoding xylulokinase, with translation MSDQAKVKQSISRGETSLGIEFGSTRIKAVLIDSRFETIASGSYEWENRLQDGFWTYSLADVMTGLREAYSEMKQEVERKYGITIRTVGSIGFSAMMHGYMAFDSSGELLVPFRTWRNATTGAAAKQLTDLFQFNIPERWSIAHLYQAVLNGEDHVARIDYMTTLSGFIHWLLTGDKAIGIGDASGMFPIDESAQDYNKAMLEQFDELVADKGYPWKLKDLLPKVYVSGEQAGVLSEAGAGMLDPSLDLQPGIPLCPPEGDAGTGMVATNSVRKRTGNVSVGTSVFAMMVLEKELSQVYPEIDLVTTPSGSPVGMVHANNCSSDMNAWLGLFREFSEAMGHQADSEKLFGVMLGKALEADPDGGGLLSYGYYSGENLTGLEQGRPLFVRSPESRFNLANFMRTHLFSAFGALRLGMEILTQQEKVSIDRIWAHGGLFKTPVVGQKIVAAAMNTPVSVMATASEGGAWGMAILASYMSSKEAGEGLEDFLDHRVFKDVPALEMEPDETDVKGFEAFIKRYKQGLAIEQAAVDYLV, from the coding sequence GTGTCAGACCAGGCAAAGGTGAAGCAGTCAATCTCCCGGGGAGAGACTTCCTTGGGAATCGAATTCGGTTCGACCCGGATCAAAGCGGTGCTGATTGATTCCCGTTTCGAAACCATTGCATCCGGAAGTTATGAATGGGAGAACCGCCTTCAGGACGGATTCTGGACGTACAGCCTGGCGGATGTGATGACGGGGCTTCGGGAAGCTTACAGCGAGATGAAGCAGGAGGTAGAACGTAAATACGGCATCACGATTCGAACAGTCGGCTCAATCGGCTTCTCGGCTATGATGCATGGATACATGGCTTTTGACAGCTCGGGAGAGCTGCTGGTTCCTTTCCGAACCTGGCGCAATGCGACCACCGGCGCTGCGGCCAAACAGCTAACGGATTTATTCCAGTTCAACATCCCCGAACGGTGGAGTATTGCCCATTTGTATCAGGCGGTTCTTAACGGGGAAGACCATGTAGCCCGTATTGATTACATGACTACCTTATCCGGCTTCATTCACTGGCTGCTTACCGGTGACAAAGCCATCGGCATCGGGGATGCGTCCGGCATGTTCCCGATTGATGAATCCGCGCAGGATTACAACAAAGCGATGCTCGAACAATTCGACGAGCTTGTTGCTGATAAAGGGTATCCTTGGAAGCTGAAGGACCTGCTGCCCAAGGTCTATGTCTCCGGCGAGCAGGCCGGCGTGTTGAGCGAAGCGGGAGCCGGAATGCTGGATCCCTCGCTGGACCTGCAGCCGGGCATCCCGCTGTGTCCCCCGGAAGGCGATGCGGGAACGGGAATGGTCGCTACGAACAGCGTACGCAAGCGCACCGGCAACGTATCCGTGGGAACGTCCGTATTTGCGATGATGGTGCTGGAGAAGGAACTATCCCAGGTTTACCCGGAAATCGACCTGGTTACGACGCCAAGCGGAAGTCCGGTAGGGATGGTGCATGCGAACAATTGCTCCAGCGATATGAACGCCTGGCTGGGGTTGTTCCGTGAATTCTCCGAGGCGATGGGGCACCAGGCCGATTCGGAGAAACTGTTCGGCGTCATGCTTGGCAAAGCTCTGGAAGCCGATCCGGACGGCGGAGGTTTGCTCAGCTATGGTTATTACTCCGGCGAGAACCTTACCGGTCTTGAGCAGGGCCGCCCGCTGTTCGTCCGCTCGCCTGAAAGCCGGTTCAACCTGGCCAATTTTATGCGGACTCACCTGTTCTCCGCATTTGGCGCTTTGCGGCTTGGCATGGAGATTCTGACGCAGCAGGAGAAGGTGTCTATTGACCGCATATGGGCGCATGGCGGCTTATTCAAGACACCGGTAGTAGGGCAGAAGATCGTGGCAGCAGCGATGAATACGCCGGTTTCGGTCATGGCGACGGCCAGCGAAGGCGGAGCCTGGGGCATGGCGATTCTGGCTTCCTATATGAGCAGCAAAGAAGCGGGAGAGGGCCTGGAGGACTTTCTAGACCACAGAGTCTTCAAAGACGTGCCTGCTCTGGAAATGGAGCCGGACGAAACGGATGTTAAAGGCTTTGAAGCGTTTATCAAGCGGTACAAACAAGGCTTGGCGATTGAGCAGGCCGCAGTGGATTATCTGGTTTGA
- a CDS encoding polysaccharide deacetylase family protein — translation MEAYSTQVVELLSLGKTSEGIHQMKVVVTQEDKQDSYLIDIDEFTFLELEACQPLCEGRARISLYPKWDPYRNTYYSSIIRTTGFSRETLYFACSKEFQNQIKQMRQGQLPPASANGKQQERRGRSASEEHAAEVSDAGWTRYLQPLYTRAPKMANLLLVGFIFLVLISIPYHSKADPAGLADGHADAAQEAEESKGFHEAVIPAFATQKRLDQLEAAHPARPAGTKAGASGNLTADKEVLDEGQKNYKIIDVAEEKKLFGLPKGYVALTFDDGPSRFTEKIVDILSENKVAATFLFVGQNAKRNPDAVIYASQHGMSIGNHSWDHQEMTKVAPAEQVQNLAETASLLESLTHTPVTLFRPPYGAVDDKLFGVARKQHMKTLMWNRDPEDWNHKRAVDIVRYFHGLEASGGIYVLHEDKSTLEALPDIVKYLKDRHLTFAIFK, via the coding sequence ATGGAGGCATACAGCACGCAGGTAGTGGAACTGCTGTCGCTTGGGAAGACCTCTGAGGGTATCCATCAAATGAAGGTCGTCGTCACCCAAGAGGACAAGCAGGATAGTTATTTAATAGATATTGACGAGTTTACATTTCTGGAATTGGAAGCCTGCCAGCCGTTGTGTGAAGGACGGGCCCGGATTTCTCTTTATCCCAAATGGGATCCTTACCGAAATACATATTATAGCAGTATCATCAGAACTACAGGTTTTTCCCGGGAGACTTTGTATTTTGCCTGCAGCAAAGAATTTCAGAACCAGATCAAGCAAATGAGACAAGGCCAGCTTCCGCCGGCTTCTGCTAACGGCAAGCAGCAGGAACGGCGGGGAAGATCAGCATCAGAAGAACACGCTGCAGAGGTATCCGATGCGGGTTGGACCCGTTATTTGCAGCCCTTATATACCCGAGCACCCAAAATGGCCAATCTGCTTTTGGTCGGGTTTATTTTCTTAGTGCTTATCTCTATTCCTTATCACAGCAAAGCCGACCCGGCAGGGTTGGCGGACGGACACGCAGACGCAGCACAGGAGGCCGAAGAAAGCAAAGGTTTCCATGAAGCGGTTATTCCCGCCTTCGCTACCCAGAAGAGGCTGGATCAGCTTGAGGCCGCTCACCCCGCGCGCCCGGCGGGGACAAAGGCGGGCGCTTCCGGCAATCTAACTGCGGATAAAGAGGTTCTGGACGAAGGGCAGAAGAACTACAAGATCATTGACGTCGCTGAAGAGAAGAAATTATTCGGATTGCCTAAAGGGTATGTGGCGTTGACCTTTGACGACGGGCCTTCACGATTTACCGAGAAGATTGTAGACATTCTGTCCGAGAACAAAGTGGCAGCAACCTTTCTGTTCGTCGGCCAGAACGCCAAACGTAATCCGGACGCCGTGATCTACGCTAGCCAACACGGCATGTCCATCGGCAATCATTCCTGGGATCACCAGGAAATGACGAAAGTGGCTCCGGCCGAGCAGGTTCAGAACCTGGCGGAGACGGCCAGCCTGCTGGAGTCCTTAACGCATACGCCGGTTACTTTGTTTCGTCCGCCATACGGTGCGGTTGACGACAAGCTGTTTGGCGTGGCAAGAAAGCAGCATATGAAGACGCTTATGTGGAACCGGGATCCCGAAGACTGGAACCATAAGCGGGCAGTGGATATTGTCCGGTATTTCCACGGACTTGAAGCCTCCGGAGGGATTTATGTGCTTCATGAAGACAAGAGCACGCTTGAAGCGCTTCCGGATATCGTGAAATATTTGAAGGATAGACATTTGACGTTTGCTATTTTTAAATAA
- a CDS encoding YdeI/OmpD-associated family protein, giving the protein MTKSIVEKLNLSKFKQRAVLNQPADDDSLSELKEHDTELANGPYDLIFAYVLDMGSLKELVRKVIDGGLLNQGGYLYAAYPKKGNKVYPTYIHRDSLFEGLGAGEDGYIGASSLKFARMVGLNEVFTVVGFKAEKRSSKDTPDPSSKPSGRVDDYLPLIPDVERDLEDSPQILAFYQSLTPGYKKDWARYIYSAVQESTRAKRRAEMKQILGEGYKSLDHYRRGKS; this is encoded by the coding sequence ATGACCAAGTCCATTGTTGAGAAATTGAATCTGAGCAAATTTAAGCAGAGGGCTGTTCTGAACCAGCCGGCGGATGACGACAGCCTATCAGAGCTTAAAGAGCATGATACGGAATTGGCGAACGGTCCATATGATCTGATTTTTGCGTATGTTCTTGATATGGGTTCCCTGAAGGAGCTGGTCCGGAAAGTGATCGACGGCGGCCTTTTAAATCAAGGGGGATATTTGTATGCCGCCTATCCGAAGAAAGGCAACAAAGTCTACCCGACGTATATTCATAGGGACAGTCTATTTGAAGGGCTGGGAGCCGGTGAAGACGGATATATAGGAGCAAGCAGCCTGAAGTTTGCTCGTATGGTGGGTTTAAACGAGGTATTCACCGTAGTTGGCTTCAAAGCGGAGAAACGGAGCAGTAAAGATACCCCAGACCCCTCTTCCAAGCCAAGCGGGCGTGTCGACGATTACCTGCCCCTAATCCCTGACGTAGAGCGGGATCTGGAAGACAGTCCGCAGATTCTGGCGTTCTATCAATCCCTTACCCCCGGCTACAAGAAGGATTGGGCCCGGTACATTTATAGCGCCGTACAAGAGAGCACAAGGGCCAAACGAAGAGCAGAAATGAAACAGATTTTAGGCGAGGGCTACAAAAGCCTTGACCATTACCGGCGGGGAAAGTCCTAA
- a CDS encoding diguanylate cyclase, which yields MNLLAWYDLFLFLLLFALFVYMFATVRITNLRKAYFLFHFFMMLWPLCQFATDIIKDPEMQLFYVTLSFVSLSLLGSGWLLLTIFLTGYSGRLGRRSRILLVLPAVIAAAGVMVNPFQLFVRPLEGGYMHRAYGPWFWLMIAILLSYFFASLSLLLRTVRNSKTLLAIRKQVKITLWGIFVLATFACSDLILNVVLRKWLPIIPGLTSVGIFISALFFGYVIKRYNMFDLVSIAHEDMINTIPYGILVLDENESVIEVNTALQRFMDLSLGDYFDLESFLDSVRVEGSSREFLEHYRHKDNTSAELEIIFERETVRHFILQAVPILDANRLQIGRILTFQDVSQERYLVQELNRQNEILQERNHSLDSIRNELYIANQRLKEMALTDSLTDCYNRHYLTQHLTHEVAANMQMGTPFSLILFDIDFFKSINDRYGHIIGDEVLYRTAQTVKQSIRSTDILARYGGEEFMIYLPDTDRKLAEVLAEEVRLLVESNHIRVGQNPEPVAITISMGILSVDDFTGANEPAEDQLEDYLMGLLAEVDKALYKAKEKGRNRIEIADFQPVYWG from the coding sequence GTGAACCTATTAGCATGGTATGATCTTTTTTTGTTCCTTCTATTGTTTGCTTTATTTGTTTATATGTTTGCTACCGTCCGGATCACCAACTTGCGTAAGGCTTACTTTCTGTTTCATTTCTTTATGATGCTTTGGCCGCTCTGCCAATTTGCTACGGATATTATTAAGGATCCGGAAATGCAGCTGTTCTACGTTACGTTGTCCTTTGTTTCTTTATCCCTGCTCGGCAGCGGTTGGCTGCTGCTGACTATTTTCCTTACCGGCTATTCCGGGCGGTTGGGAAGAAGGTCCCGGATTCTGCTGGTGCTGCCGGCGGTGATTGCCGCTGCCGGAGTAATGGTGAACCCGTTTCAGCTGTTTGTCCGTCCGCTGGAGGGCGGCTATATGCATAGAGCGTATGGCCCTTGGTTTTGGCTGATGATCGCAATCCTGTTGAGTTATTTTTTTGCATCGCTTTCTTTGCTGCTGAGGACCGTCAGGAATTCCAAAACGCTGCTGGCGATTCGCAAACAAGTGAAAATCACCCTATGGGGGATATTTGTATTGGCCACTTTTGCCTGCAGCGATCTGATTCTAAATGTGGTGCTGAGGAAATGGCTGCCGATTATTCCCGGTTTAACTTCGGTGGGGATTTTTATCTCCGCTTTGTTCTTCGGCTATGTGATCAAGAGATATAACATGTTTGATCTGGTCTCCATTGCGCATGAAGATATGATCAATACCATTCCTTACGGCATCCTGGTATTGGACGAGAATGAGTCCGTTATTGAAGTCAACACGGCGCTGCAGCGGTTTATGGATCTCAGTTTGGGCGACTATTTCGACCTGGAGAGCTTCCTTGATTCGGTACGTGTGGAGGGCAGCAGCAGGGAATTTCTCGAACATTACCGACATAAAGACAATACGTCAGCAGAGCTGGAGATTATCTTTGAGCGGGAAACCGTGCGGCATTTCATTTTGCAGGCTGTCCCGATTTTGGACGCTAACCGGCTGCAGATTGGCCGGATCCTGACGTTTCAGGATGTGTCCCAGGAGCGCTATCTCGTTCAGGAGCTGAACCGGCAGAACGAAATCCTTCAAGAGCGCAACCATTCCCTGGATAGCATTCGCAACGAGTTATACATAGCTAATCAAAGATTAAAGGAAATGGCGCTGACAGACAGCTTGACGGACTGCTATAACCGTCACTATTTGACCCAGCATCTGACGCATGAGGTTGCCGCTAATATGCAGATGGGGACGCCATTTTCACTCATCTTGTTTGATATTGATTTCTTCAAATCAATCAATGACCGGTATGGGCATATAATAGGGGACGAAGTCCTTTATCGTACGGCGCAGACGGTCAAGCAGTCGATTCGGAGCACCGATATTCTAGCCCGTTATGGCGGGGAGGAGTTTATGATCTATCTTCCGGATACGGACCGCAAGCTCGCTGAAGTCCTGGCAGAAGAAGTGAGGCTGCTGGTGGAGTCCAATCATATCCGGGTCGGGCAGAATCCTGAACCGGTAGCCATTACCATCAGTATGGGGATCTTGTCGGTTGACGATTTCACCGGGGCCAATGAACCTGCCGAGGACCAGCTGGAAGATTATTTAATGGGGCTGCTTGCAGAAGTGGACAAGGCGCTTTATAAAGCCAAGGAGAAGGGACGCAACCGGATCGAAATTGCAGACTTCCAGCCTGTATATTGGGGCTAA
- a CDS encoding macrolide family glycosyltransferase, whose amino-acid sequence MARVLWINGGSEGHIQPTLGVIRELISRGEEVVYFVSDSFRTLAESTGAKVITFDGEAFVKAFLAGGRSPWGRVSGLLRTADIVIPSVLEQIQGERFDYMIHDSMFGCGRLLAQILKLPAISSCTSFAVGPADFELMQEQLLKAYPAEVNEQAEQELRQLISEAEAKYEVQAGSAYEIFCNPAPMTLVYTSKAFQPGGESFDDTYKFVGPSLAPRPQQESLLLDAGTENLIYISLGTVFNQALDFYKLCLTAFADTKYTVILSVGRQTEIAALGSLPANFIVRPYVPQLEVLQRAGLFITHGGMNSVHEGLYYGVPLIVIPQSADQPALARRVAELGAGLQFNQQDLTAEDLRAAAERVLEDDSMRAAAAELGASFRKAGGQRQAAEEILKYRRGLQLN is encoded by the coding sequence ATGGCACGCGTGTTATGGATCAACGGAGGTTCTGAAGGCCATATCCAGCCGACCCTGGGCGTTATCAGGGAATTGATCAGCCGCGGTGAGGAAGTCGTATATTTCGTATCCGACTCATTCCGGACACTCGCCGAATCGACCGGGGCAAAGGTGATTACGTTTGACGGTGAGGCCTTTGTAAAAGCTTTCCTTGCCGGGGGAAGAAGTCCCTGGGGACGAGTGAGCGGCCTGCTGCGTACAGCTGACATTGTGATTCCAAGCGTTCTGGAGCAGATTCAAGGAGAAAGGTTCGATTACATGATCCATGACTCGATGTTCGGCTGCGGACGCCTGCTGGCGCAGATTCTGAAGCTTCCGGCCATCAGCTCCTGCACCAGTTTCGCCGTGGGACCGGCCGATTTCGAGCTTATGCAGGAACAGCTCTTGAAGGCTTATCCGGCCGAGGTAAACGAACAAGCTGAACAGGAGCTGCGGCAGCTGATCAGCGAGGCAGAAGCCAAATACGAGGTGCAGGCGGGCTCCGCCTACGAAATCTTCTGCAATCCTGCACCGATGACGCTCGTCTACACCTCGAAAGCTTTCCAGCCAGGCGGAGAAAGCTTTGATGATACCTACAAATTCGTAGGGCCTTCCCTGGCTCCGCGCCCGCAACAGGAGTCCCTGCTGCTGGATGCAGGCACGGAGAACCTGATCTACATCTCGCTCGGTACGGTTTTTAATCAAGCTTTGGATTTCTATAAGCTTTGTTTGACGGCCTTCGCCGATACGAAATATACCGTCATTCTGTCTGTCGGCAGACAAACAGAGATTGCGGCGTTAGGCAGCCTTCCGGCGAATTTTATCGTCCGCCCTTATGTACCGCAGCTCGAGGTGCTGCAGCGTGCCGGTCTGTTCATCACTCACGGGGGCATGAACAGTGTTCATGAAGGTCTCTATTATGGGGTGCCCCTGATTGTTATCCCGCAAAGCGCCGACCAGCCGGCCCTGGCCCGGCGTGTGGCCGAGCTAGGCGCGGGCCTTCAATTCAATCAGCAGGACCTGACGGCCGAGGATCTCCGAGCGGCGGCGGAACGCGTATTGGAGGATGACTCCATGCGAGCGGCCGCTGCCGAACTTGGCGCTTCGTTCCGGAAGGCGGGTGGGCAGCGGCAAGCCGCTGAAGAGATTTTGAAATATAGACGTGGTCTGCAGCTGAATTAA